From a single Mangifera indica cultivar Alphonso chromosome 19, CATAS_Mindica_2.1, whole genome shotgun sequence genomic region:
- the LOC123202730 gene encoding lysine histidine transporter-like 8 — protein sequence MEERPETELISIPATPRASTPEILTPSGQRSPRPASKEAKSSVAWTPTSFISPRFLSPIGTPMKRVLINMKGYLEEVGHLTKLNPQDAWLPITESRNGNAHYAAFHNLNAGIGFQALVLPVAFAFLGWSWGILSLIIAYCWQLYTLWMLVQLHEAVPGKRYNRYVELAQAAFGERLGVWLALFPTVYLSAGTATALILIGGDTLKLFFQIVCGPLCSSNPLTTVEWYLVFTSLCIVLSQLPNLNSIAGLSLVGAITAITYSTMVWVLSVSQQRPPSISYEPLSLPSSAASLFSVFNALGIIAFAFRGHNLAMEIQATMPSTFKHPAHVPMWKGAKVAYVFIAMCLFPVAIGGFWAYGSHMPSGGMLSALFEFHSHDISRGLLAVTFLLVVFNCLSSFQIYSMPVFDSFEASYTSRTNRPCSIWVRSGFRVFYGFVNFFIGVALPFLSSLAGLLGGLTLPVTFAYPCFMWVLIKKPAKYSFNWYFNWTLGWLGVAFSLAFSIGGIWSLVNNGLKLKFFKPS from the exons ATGGAAGAGAGGCCAGAGACGGAGCTGATATCCATTCCGGCAACTCCACGTGCTTCAACGCCGGAGATACTAACGCCATCAGGACAGAGATCGCCAAGGCCAGCATCAAAGGAGGCAAAATCTTCTGTAGCATGGACTCCGACTTCGTTTATATCCCCGAGATTTTTGAGCCCCATAGGGACTCCAATGAAGAGGGTTTTGATAAACATGAAGGGTTATTTAGAGGAAGTTGGACATTTAACCAAGCTTAACCCACAAGACGCTTGGCTTCCGATCACTGAGTCACGTAATGGAAATGCTCACTACGCTGCGTTTCATAATCTGAATGCTGGTATTGGGTTTCAAGCGCTTGTCCTGCCCGTGGCGTTCGCTTTTCTTGGCTG GAGTTGGGGTATACTTTCATTGATAATAGCCTATTGTTGGCAACTCTACACCTTGTGGATGTTAGTTCAGTTGCATGAAGCTGTTCCAGGAAAGAGGTATAACAGATATGTGGAGCTAGCACAAGCAGCCTTCG GGGAGAGACTTGGTGTCTGGCTTGCTCTCTTCCCAACTGTTTATTTATCAGCAGGAACTGCAACAGCGTTAATTCTGATAGGAGGAGATACGTTGAAACTATTCTTCCAGATAGTTTGTGGACCTCTCTGCTCCTCAAATCCTCTAACAACGGTTGAGTGGTATCTGGTGTTCACTTCTCTATGCATTGTCCTATCTCAGCTCCCAAACCTCAACTCAATTGCAGGGCTTTCACTAGTAGGGGCTATAACAGCCATTACTTACTCCACCATGGTGTGGGTACTCTCTGTTAGCCAACAAAGGCCACCATCAATCTCTTATGAGCCCCTTTCATTGCCATCTTCCGCAGCTTCTCTCTTTTCTGTGTTTAATGCACTTGGAATTATAGCATTTGCATTTAGAGGCCATAATTTAGCTATGGAAATACAG gCAACAATGCCATCTACTTTTAAGCACCCAGCGCATGTGCCTATGTGGAAAGGAGCCAAAGTTGCCTATGTATTCATTGCTATGTGCCTGTTCCCAGTAGCAATTGGAGGCTTTTGGGCTTATGGAAGTCAT ATGCCTTCTGGAGGGATGCTCAGTGCCTTGTTCGAATTTCACAGTCATGATATTTCAAGAGGACTTCTTGCTGTGACCTTTCTTCTAGTTGTGTTCAATTGTTTAAGCAGTTTTCAGATATACTCGATGCCCGTTTTCGACAGCTTTGAAGCTAGCTACACAAGTCGTACCAACCGCCCTTGCTCAATTTGGGTTCGATCTGGTTTTCGGGTCTTCTATGGATTTGTCAACTTCTTCATAGGTGTGGCACTCCCTTTCCTCTCCAGTCTCGCTGGTCTATTAGGAGGACTCACTCTTCCTGTCACATTTGCTTACCCTTGCTTCATGTGGGTTCTCATTAAAAAGCCTGCAAAGTACAGCTTTAATTGGTACTTCAATTGGACCCTAGGTTGGTTAGGTGTGGCATTTAGCTTGGCTTTCTCCATTGGGGGCATTTGGAGTCTGGTGAACAATGGACTTAAGTTGAAGTTCTTCAAACCCAGTTAA
- the LOC123203656 gene encoding dof zinc finger protein DOF3.4-like, with amino-acid sequence MRSDVSEQKLGRTQNAMSTHPPPKMAESLPCPRCDSTSTKFCYYNNYNLSQPRHFCKACRRFWTHGGTLRNVPVGGGTRKNSKRTRSCSSSAHNSSSSTVTHEPMSISTNHVSALPSVNSETVSVSTTDVSLNLNENVPASANFTAMLSNMQGQNFMNLEGFNGYNMGMGSCFEELELGFCGTRAWEIPGAASSYPGVNGTSSSVAGAAMGGAASSGCNPWQMMSNEENGNCMVLGEDYFAWSGLAISTPGQGLK; translated from the coding sequence ATGCGTTCAGATGTTAGTGAGCAGAAACTGGGACGAACGCAGAACGCCATGAGCACACACCCACCGCCTAAGATGGCTGAATCGCTGCCCTGCCCAAGATGCGACTCAACAAGCACCAAGTTTTGCTACTACAACAACTATAATCTGTCTCAGCCACGTCACTTCTGCAAGGCCTGCCGTCGCTTCTGGACTCATGGCGGGACCCTCCGTAACGTTCCCGTTGGTGGTGGAACCCGCAAGAACTCTAAGCGCACACGCTCTTGTTCATCTTCTGCACACAACTCGTCTTCATCCACCGTGACCCATGAACCCATGTCCATTTCCACTAACCATGTTTCTGCTTTGCCTTCTGTTAACTCCGAAACTGTTTCAGTTTCGACAACTGACGTTAGTCTGAACCTCAATGAGAATGTGCCTGCGAGTGCAAACTTTACTGCGATGTTGAGCAACATGCAAGGCCAGAATTTTATGAACCTGGAAGGTTTTAATGGGTATAATATGGGTATGGGGTCATGTTTCGAAGAATTGGAGCTTGGCTTTTGTGGTACTCGTGCTTGGGAAATTCCTGGAGCTGCTTCTTCTTATCCCGGTGTTAATGGAACTAGTTCTAGCGTTGCTGGTGCTGCAATGGGTGGCGCTGCTTCTTCTGGGTGCAACCCATGGCAGATGATGAGTAATGAAGAAAATGGTAACTGTATGGTGCTTGGTGAAGATTACTTTGCTTGGTCTGGTCTTGCCATATCCACTCCAGGACAGGGCTTGAAATAA